In Mastacembelus armatus chromosome 4, fMasArm1.2, whole genome shotgun sequence, the following are encoded in one genomic region:
- the ptgfr gene encoding prostaglandin F2-alpha receptor, translated as MSTNESSEAGCRPDVRPSNNTCSQKELSVTASVISMTVGIFSNSLALFILVKSYSRVRIKSRVSFLLFASSLVVTDLLGHIINGSLVLFVYSSHKRWETFDPQRVVCNLFGVCMVFFGLSPLFLGCAMAVERCIGVTRPIFHSTVLAPHHMKMLLALTWLLAALVSMLPVLLWRPYRVQSSRSFCFFHMEEPKDWLDVFLPLMFSMLGLVALLLSIACNTLTSCALLQGRLRRKLRCKGTSYHIEMICQLLAIMLVSCACWGPLLITVIILSTRTKDENASLSLLMVVRMATWNQILDPWVYILLRRAVLRKIFMLLQHCWGSKSHKLHHWQCSVLRSSVETSNSGASPSNCLCHRRFPLPDTAIKSIT; from the exons ATGTCAACGAATGAGAGCTCAGAGGCAGGCTGCAGGCCAGACGTCAGACCCAGCAACAACACCTGCAGCCAGAAGGAACTGTCTGTCACTGCCTCTGTCATCTCCATGACCGTGGGCATCTTCTCCAACAGCCTTGCCCTCTTTATCCTGGTCAAGTCCTACAGCCGTGTCAGGATCAAGTCCAGGGTGTCCTTCCTGCTGTTTGCCAGCAGCCTGGTGGTGACAGACCTGCTGGGCCACATCATCAATGGCTCCCTGGTGCTTTTTGTCTACAGTTCTCATAAGAGATGGGAGACATTTGACCCTCAGCGCGTTGTGTGCAACCTTTTTGGTGTCTGCATGGTGTTCTTTGGCCTGAGCCCTTTGTTCCTGGGGTGTGCCATGGCAGTGGAGCGCTGCATTGGAGTTACTAGACCCATCTTCCACTCCACAGTGTTGGCGCCCCACCACATGAAAATGCTGCTGGCTCTCACCTGGCTGCTCGCAGCCCTGGTGTCCAtgctgcctgtgctgctgtggaggCCCTACAGGGTTCAGAGCTCCAGGAGCTTTTGCTTCTTCCACATGGAGGAACCCAAAGATTGGCTGGATGTGTTTCTGCCTCTAATGTTTTCCATGCTGGGGTTGGTGGCCCTGCTGCTGTCCATTGCGTGCAATACTCTGACAAGCTGCGCTCTGCTGCAGGGAAGACTGCGCCGCAAACTTCGCTGCAAAGGTACTTCATACCATATAGAGATGATCTGCCAGCTCCTGGCCATCATGTTGGTGTCCTGTGCATGCTGGGGCCCATTACTG ATCACTGTCATCATTCTGAGCACCAGAACCAAAGATGAGAATGCATCTCTCAGTCTGCTGATGGTAGTACGCATGGCCACGTGGAACCAGATCCTGGACCCCTGGGTCTACATCCTACTGAGGAGGGCTGTCCTGAGGAAGATCTTCATGCTCCTCCAACACTGCTGGGGCTCAAAGTCTCATAAGCTGCACCACTGGCAGTGCAGCGTGCTCCGCAGCTCAGTGGAGACCAGTAACTCTGGTGCCAGCCCGTCAAACTGCCTCTGCCATCGCAGATTTCCTCTGCCAGACACTGCAATCAAATCCATCACCTGA
- the btf3l4 gene encoding transcription factor BTF3 homolog 4, protein MNQEKLAKLQAQVRIGGKGSARRKKKVVHRTATADDKKLQSSLKKLAVNNIAGIEEVNMIKDDGTVIHFNNPKVQASLSANTFAITGHAETKQLTEMLPGILSQLGADSLSSLRKLAEQFPRQALDNKAPKAEDIEEEDDDVPDLVENFDEASKNEAN, encoded by the exons ATGAATCAAGAGAAACTGGCAAAGCTTCAAGCCCAGGTCCGGATAGGAGGAAAG GGCTCTGCACGCAGGAAAAAGAAGGTGGTACACAGAACTGCAACAGCTGATGACAAAAAGCTTCAGAGTTCATTAAAGAAGTTGGCTGTCAACAACATTGCTGGAATTGAGGAG GTGAACATGATCAAGGATGACGGGACTGTGATCCACTTCAATAACCCCAAAGTTCAGGCCTCTCTATCCGCTAACACCTTCGCCATCACGGGCCACGCTGAGACCAAGCAGCTCACAGAGATGCTGCCCGGCATCCTCAGTCAGCTTGGAGCAGACAGCCTCAGCAGCCTGCGCAAGCTGGCAGAACAGTTCCCCCGGCAAG CTCTTGACAACAAGGCTCCAAAGGCAGAGGACAttgaggaagaggatgatgatgttCCAG ATTTGGTGGAAAACTTTGATGAAGCATCAAAGAATGAGGCAAACTGA